The segment taagaagaagaaggccTTAAAGAGAAGTGTGTTTCAAAATCTAAGCTTCATGGAATCCATTTTTAAGGTTGTTGGTGTACTACGTTTTCAGgcattacattattaatttatgcaccaaatcatccaaaagtaattttgttttaaattctttaaaattggatgatttcatgttttcaactaaaaccttgtgtcaaatgtttttcaaacttatttaaaaggCTCTAAGTTGAAAATGATGTTTGTTGAGCTAAAAATGACTCAACTGCTTGAACCAGATGAGGAACCAATCGACCTGTTTAGCTCAATTGGTCGAATGATGTAAAAACCTTATCTCTTTTTAACTGCTTTCGTCGCTAAGGCTAGTCCACTACTGAATGATTATGAGAAGGTTaaacctcaaccggtcgaggtccaatTAAGGGGTGGTCGAGGTTCAACGGTCACCcgtcaagcattaaatgctaacggctagtcaaccgatcgacccccagctcgaccagTCGAACCCTCAACAACTAGTTTGGTCGTTTTCCTCTTTAAAAaaacttcaatcttcattgtttcaagagtttaaccttcctaaacatttcttaaatatatttgagccttgagatagtgttttttagtgcactattgttctaaaacttgtatattattagtgcaccattcaatcttagttttcttgtatcattcgagcctaaagttttgtattaagattttgtgaaattatttgtaaatatttaagaagaagaatctaagtgtgaagtatcacttgagaggttgttcaagagtgaggtatctcttgaaAATTATAAAGGGTGCTTGAAGTCAAAAGTCCAAGAAGgttgattggaaccataatccaattgtattacttgaagACTTGTGTTGAAGctttgaattagtggaacctcaagcttgggattgaagctagaggagagtggaccTAGGTtgcgtcgaaccactataaatcttgtaTTTGCATTCTTTCTTCCCTACTTtcttactttatatgcaattatttttatattattttattatatatttgcatataattgtctattgcattcacataatttaaattaacaaaaagagacgatcaccctattcacccctaCCCTCTCCCTCTAAggtgattaccttaggttggattaacctaatttttctaacaattggtatcggagttaggcctcttgtttaagacttaatcgtctaagaagTAATGGttaatccatcaagctcatctcacattgaaagtttttcaaccaccCGGTCTCCATTATTTACAAGAACCGATTATTCATATTGGAAAGCAAAAATGtcttggtttttaaaatctattaatCTTGATCTATGCGATATCATTGAAAATAACCcccacattccttcaaaattagaatattgagtgatggttccaaaacctaagcaagaatggaatgagcttgataaaaagaaagttcaattaaatgccaAAGTCATTTATATCTTACATTGTGCTATtgatgaaatgaatttaatcatGTTTGGCAATGTAAGTTAGCTAAAGAAATTTAGAGACTATTAGAAATCACTCATGAGGGAACCAACCAAGTTAAAGAGTGTAAAGTCAACATCCTTatgcatgattatgaattattttctatgaaagattttgaatctattgtagagatgttttctaggttcatggtgattgtgaatgaacttgaagccTTGGAAAAGACCTACACCGAAGTAGAGAAAGTTATAAAGATCTTAAGGTCTCTACCAAAtaaatgggaaacaaaagtgaTGGTTATTTAATAAGTAAAGGATCTCACCAAACTCCcacttgaagaactcattgggtcactcatgactcatgagataaaattgaataatcatcaaaaagttgaagaaaatgagaaaagtatagCATTTAAGACCTcaacaaatgatgatgaagatgaagaaagtGAAAATGAAGACCTTGATCTCATCACCAAGAAATTTATGGAATCCATCAAGTTTGAGAagattaaggaaagaaaaaaatctcattcaagAGAAGAATCTTCAAGTTccaaaaaagaataagaaagtcATGATGGCAACatggagtgaaagtgaaagtgatgaagaCCCCATGGAAGAAGAATGCACAAATGAGGATGCCAACATATGCTTCATGGCTTTGGAGGAACATGAAGATGAGGTAAATTCCAATTCTAACTATAATGAGTTTCAAGATTCATTTTAAGAAGTATACTTTGGTCTTGAAAATCTTGGGTTCAAAAATGTCtctcttaagaaaaaaatttcttgtcgtcaaaatgaatttaatgagctcaatgaaaaatttgaaaatattgaaaaatgaatggttaacattttctttacaaaaattctcaaatggtCAAAagactttttaatataattttggCAAGTCAAAAGTGCATTTTTGATCAAAAGGGGCTAGGCTACAAgcctttcaaaaatcaaaattattttgtaaagaaaGCCTCTAGTTTTTTACCTTCAactatttgtaatttttgtggaagaagaGGTCACATTAGTGATAATTGTCCCTTAAGAAAATCTCCACATGgtcttcaaaactctaaattattttggattccaaatgGAGGAAAGGCTAACCCtctaggacccaaaaagatataggtaccaaaggttacttaatttgttttgtagggatcAGTGCAAGAAAGAGGATATGCTTACCTTGGAAAGAATGCATTGATAATATTGATAATGGTATTCCTTCTAAAACTTAATTTgcaatatcattttatcattttgctaacacttggtataatttttgttaataatataacatttggtATCACATTGATAAAATTGGTATAATTGTTAAACCAagatttggattaaaaagaattaatatataCCTAGgtaaaattgaatgatcataTGTTTGTATGCTCTAATAGTATTATTCAATGCATGCATGTATgcttgtatatttttaaatgcatatgttcccccatatatctttccaaatcatgctttaaattggGAATGTTTCAAGGTTGAGCaatcttttatttgtaaaatgttttgaaattaaaaaaagggaGATTTATTTccatgataaattatattatgcttattttttatttttatcttttgataTTATGTGATTCCCATTATATACTTTATTGAGACTTTTTGTTGAtaacaaaaaaagagaaaagtaaTGGTAAGTTGCTAACTTGAGAAGAAATGTCAATATTGTTTTAGCAATCCTATCCATATTGATGCTATGTGTTTTATTGGTCATAATTACTTGtgtcatatttaataataatatcttgtCAATTGTTAAATTgttctttatgttatttatgtttgattatatcattttgagcactcttaatatactccttgaagtttctaaatttgaatattttttaaattcaaagaagcatatattgagggggagctttttagcaaccttggttttgtcatcattaAAAAAGGGGAGAGTGTGAAataaaagtttggttaatcttgattttgatgataataaaacaaggttttcaactaatgattatatttcaagtgtgattaggcaataAGATTTCCAAAGTGACAATCATAAAGACAAAATCAAGTCAAAGGGAAATCAATAAGATAATAAGACATCAAAgagaaatgtttttcaaaacctAAACTTCATAGGATCTTTTtttaaggttgttggtgcactatgtttttcatgcattacattattaatttatgcaccaaaatcatccaaaagtaattttgttttaaattctttaaaattggatgatttcatgttttcaactaaaacattctgtcaaatatttttcaaacttatttaaaaggttttaaattgaaaatgatggttgttgagccaaaaacgactcaaccggttgaaccggataATGAACTAGTTGACCTATTCAGCTTAATTGGTTTAATAGTGCAAAAACTCTCTCTTTTCCAGAACGCTTGTTCAAATGGTTAaagttgaacctcaaccggttgaggtctgGTCAAGGAGCTGTTAAGGTCCAACGGTCACTTGTTAAGCATTAAAAACTAATGGTTAATCAACCGATTGACCCCCAACTCGACCAGTTGAACCCCTAACGGATGGTTTGGTCGTTTTCCTctaaaaaggcttcaatcttcattgtttcaagagtttaaccttcctaaacatttcttgaatatatttaagtCTTAAGAtggtgtttttgagtgcacaattgttctaaaacttgcatatcattagcaCACAATTCAATtatagttttcttgtatcattcgAGTCTAAAGTTTTGTACCaagattttgtgaaattatttgtaaatctttgagaggaaaaatctaagtatgaggtatcacttagggattctcaggtgcgaggtatcacttgaggggttgttcaagagtgagacATCTCTTAAGAATTATAAAGGgtgtttggagccaaaagtccataAGGCTTTattgaaaccataatccaattgtattacttgaaAACTTATGTTGAAGTCTTGAATTAGTgaaacctcaagcttgggattgaagttagaaAAGAGTGGATGTAAGTCGAGTTGTGCCAatccactataaaatcttgtatttgcattctctcttccatactcttttactttataagcaattgtttttatattgttttattatatatttgcatataaatgtttattgcattcacataatttaattttgtaaaaaaaaagacaatcaCCTTATTCACCCTCTCTTTAGAGTGATTATCTtaagttggattagcctaattttttaaacatgaTAAAAACTATTCAGAagtttatgcattttaaaattatttaatttttatatcaattaataaaaataagtaaaatgaatttaaagtagcaaataaaaataatttattaatttttaatctattttttattttccttcattttacttttcccttgtattttctttcctttgtattttcctttaaattttttgagaaccaaatataacctaaataatttaaaatgtatacatttttacatgattttaattacatttgtttttctatgtattgaaaccaaatttttttcttttctttagtaattttcgggaatcaaacataaccttagaaaAATGACGAGTATGactcggaaaaaaaaaaaaattaacatccTGGAAAGaagtcaaataaaaaaagtgagatatattttcataattttaaaaataaaataaagtaaaataaattataaattataaattataaaataataaatttaaactttaattataaaatattgtagGCATGTTTATTTATAGATCAGATCAGCACATGGCCGAGCCTTTGAAGGGAATAAAATAGAGAAAGGCAAGCCCAAAACCTAAGGCTAAGGGCCTGGGTTGCACAGGCTCTTTGGAAAGAGCCCAATTTACATTCTTCCCTCTCCAACGGACTTTTGGGCCAAGGCTAACCATTTTTATATCTACAGCCCAATTGAGAGGATTGTTTCTAGTCCTATATTTTGGTAGCCTACAATAAATTTCTcccaatttatttgttttaattgattttaaaaaatttaaaacttctcaataaaattaattttaaatcttttatcaattttttgaaaggAGAAGAATCATTagaattcaaaaagaaaaaggaaaaaaattcatataaaatttcttattaaatatttttatttgaaagtccttaaaaaaatgcctttaaaaaatttatttaacaatttttcatgctatttttaaaattaatgaaacttatatttataatttttatcaaattatttttcttataaaaatcaattttcttaaaatttaaaatcactGAAGTCATACCTTAATTTAAgcattatatacaaaaaaaaaatgaataaaatttaaattattaaaataataataatataagtaatATTGCTTACCATCATATCACTTGATAAGGCCTCTTTGGGTCTAAAGCGAACAATAGCTACATAGTTGGGAGTGGGTCATCATAAATGATATCAGAGTCGATCCTCGACTTCGGTGTGGGGTTTGTTTTGCCCTAtaagggtgtttgtctgtttagCCCCATAATCTTGTGAGACACAATGAGGATATTGTGTCTACATGGGGGATGTTTGTGACATCTTACATCGGATAGAGGGAAAAGTTTCTGacattatataagtatggaccCCTCTTAACCCTatagacatgttttaaaatcGTGAGAACTCATTTGAgttcaaaacaaacaatatttataCAATTGGGAGAGGGTCCTCAAGGGACCTCAACACGATATATGGGAgggaattatttaaaaactcacCTGATTTTTTTGCAGTTGAGGGGGTCCCCAACCAAAAGATTCATCTTGTAGCTGGGCCAACCAAAGGGCCAAGCTTGATCCTTGTAATATATTCCACATCAAACATATATACTCTAAAActtatcatatataaatataatattaaaataatattttaataaacaaattaattataattattttataattaaataaaaatatctcatttaattgattattaaaaataaaatggttataataatttttttattgtatttttaatatcattagtatattaattaaatactaaaaattatacatgaattataattttaatattaaatatatttttagattaaacaaaatataaccaaatattataatattattatcaaataatatttaatataatttaataataaatatatatttatgaaattcatatatttttttatcaacgatataatattattataaaatgaataaattatattatacatatattaattttttttatttttataaattttcatcaattaaaatattcactttttttttttataaattttcatcaattaaaatattcacTTATACATCTATATATtcataaaagtaaaattaaaacatcgatatatccataattataaatatttttatcctcaTTTTTACCTACActcatgaaaattaaattatttttaaaaagtttatattttgtgattattttttgcAATGGAAGCACTTTTTCCCATTTATTTTTTCCCATATGTGACAGCAAAAACACCCAAAGCTGACTGAAAAGTTAGGGAATATGCTCCTTAATAATAACAACCCTCATTTGCTTAGCTTTTTGGGGTTGTTTACCACATGGGTCTATGGCCTTAGATTTTCTTCTCTTCAAAACTTTagcaatctttttttttttttaatatttcttctGACTCAACCAACCCCATAAAATAATACCTCCACAAACTTAGAAGCTTTAACCACTACACTGCTACACTGCGGTGCAATAAATAACTACAACGCCCCTGCCTTTCTTTAATGAATGCAGCATTATGATATCCAAAATATAATTtcgattttttctttttttctttttgtgaaatTAAAGCCATGTAATTTGTTATAGAGATTCCTTAATAAAAAGATGCTCCAAGAAACATAGGTAAATATATACACTGAAGCTCAAACATATATACCATGAAAAACACTGGTGAAAACACAGGAGAAAGCATTAAGACAGAGTCGAAGGAAGACAAAAGAAGAAAGGCGACCCAGTTGGAGGAGACATAGGGAGGGGGGAAGGGGGGGTTTAAGGGCACTTGGTCTTGTTGCCATGGGTGGTCATGTCAGTGTAGCATTTGCCGCAGAGTTCCCTGTTGCCGGAGGTGCCTGGTGGCACGCATTTGCACCTCACACAGCACGTCCCGCAAGCCCTTACGCACACGTTCGGCCTTGAGTGTAGGCTGCACCGGTCCTTGCACAACCCTCCGCAATCTATGAACAACAAACCAAACCAAATCAAGTCAAATATACAGCTAAGCGACGTCGGTTCGgtgaaaacaaaaaggaaagaaggaatCCCCACCTATGTCTTGCATCAGCCTTCTGTTTCCACCTCTCACGACCACCTGAAAACCACATACACACCTCACCCGTCACgatacacaaccaaaaacaccaaaaatgttttccaaaaacaaataaaaaaaaaaaaaaaaaagaaagtgcaTGGATTTCATGTACTGCCTGGCTGACAAATGGCATCTCCTCTTCTTCGATGTTGAAGTCAGATGAAACCTGCATGAAAATGCATAAAACCCAAATGGttagagaaaacaaaacacttatatacatataaaaaagaGAACCCATGCGCACCTGGGCGAGGAAGACCAGGAGAGCCACGAACACAAGAAGAAGACGAAGCGTAGCCATGGCTGATGGAAGCGAAGCTGGAGTATGACGGTGATGGGGGTGGTGCGGCCAGTGCTCTTTATAGATGAGTTATTTCTTGCTATAATTACCAAACAGGCCACGTTTTTAAGTTCTTATTACTTCGCCTCGAACTTTGAATACGAGTTCgtaaagattttttatttttttatttttgagtgaGAGACAGTTTCTCTGAGTTACGAAGAAAGATTCCATCAtcagaaattgaaatttgatttttgaatcatttttagtACAATTTTCTTCATCATTAACGTTCTGTTCatcaactttttcattttctgtttctctattaaaaaaaaaaactaaaaaacacattttacaatattttttcattattttcacttatttttaaaaaataattatataaatatatataataattaaaagtaaaagtatagacataaaaattaattttaaaacattaaaaatagatctaaaatatttaaagtttttaaataaatatttattttataaaatattataaaatatttttttaaaattatttttgataatcattttaaaaaacagttacgcACAGGACTTGAATCACCTTGGAGTAATCATACTGTTCATTATTTACATCCGACACTTTTTTTGttattctaatttaaaatagttttttattttaaaaaataaaagaaaatatgatattttaaattatttttattaattttttaaacatatttaaaaaaaattctataaatacaaataataattaaaaataaaatattagatatataaaaattatttttaaaatatgttcaaaagcataaaaaaagttaataatattttaattttatagattattaaatatcaatttttaaaaactattttttttttataaataatcatttttaagaagaataaaaatgtttcctaatttgtataacttattattaaaaataatttttaaaccctattttaacttatttttataaaaaatatatatatatatatttatgacagatttgttattaataaaaatatttttattagaatcaCTTTCAAGTGGCTTTATAAATATGATTTGTGTGTGGGtgtgcgtttttttttttttttgaatggatGGTGTGGTTTTGAGGCAGTGCAAAGTAcgttattataaaattatgaaatgttGGTAGTTGACGGTGGGGAGTGGAAGTAGAAAAAACAGGGTTGGGAAAAACAAGAGGAGGTGGGTCCTGAGACCTGGGGATTTGGTAATTGAAGACAGCTGTGCAGTAAGTAATGAATGTGGGCCGTATTGGTGCAGAGGAAGTGGTTATACACGTGTCAAAATATTAGTGCCCGTGTATGGGTGGGGGTGAGCTGGAAACGGGGCCCGGTGGGAGGTGGGAAAAATATCAGTGATGGGTGATCACTGATCAGTGATCAACGCGAGAGAGGACAATGGGACAAAAGAGAGGTGTGGGACCCAGGATGCCGCAGATCCGTACAAGGACAATCACTTTTTGGACATAGTTATCTTtttttgatgatgatgattttgattgTAGGAAGGAGACGATGGTGACTTTGGTCAGAGCTCCAGCTGGCTCTGCCATTTCCACACCATCCACCCTCCACCCTCCACCGTCCCTTCTTCCAAACACGTTAAGGGCATGTTTgttgactatttttaaaaaaatgttttttttttaaataattatataaatataaaaaatattaaaaataaaaccttacatataaaaattattttaaaaaatatttcaattttcagcCAACAAAGGTGACGTCAAGAACTTATAGCATAAATTATAATGTTATCAAAACCTACTCACTGGGCCATTATGTAAATAGACAAGGTCTTGTCATGGCAAGTGGGAGGTTTAGACAAGGAAAGGGATAATGGGTGGTTGTGGTGGGTGCAGGAGATGAAGGCTCTCACTTCTGTAGTTCTGTTCAATGATATAAGCCAAAAAAAAGGAATGTGCTAAAATGGCAAGGAAAGCAGAGGAATGGAGGTGAGCCCAACACACTTTTCTTGAAGTGGGGGGATTGACTAGAACTCAATGGTAGGATTTGATTATGCGACCCTTATCATGAATTTGCATGAAGATCATAAGATCACATTCTGTTCAAAATAGCCTCAGTCtgaatttgaaacaaaaaaataaaaaataaaaaataaaaatatgagagGTTACAACCACAATCATCAGACAGAACATacatatttggttttctttgaaGGATTTTGTGTAAGGGATTATTCCTATCAGTTTCTCCTTTGCTATACCATTTGGTGTGTTAGATTACATACCTGCCAGAATAATTATCCCTGCTGGAGAGCTTCCCTTGTACCACCAGATTCTAGGTTTCAGATTCacatttatttctttgttgCAGAAAGAATGTGGTCATAGCAGGGGGATCATATGAACAGCCATAGCCCGCAGTAGCCAGCCATGCTGCATGATCTTCGCCTACAAGTGGTTGCATCAACCCCACATTCATCTTCAGTCAGACACCTGTGGTCGCTTTGAGCATCAGGAATGTGGCAAGCACTCTCGACTTGTTGACTGCTACGTCCAGAGTTCAAGGTTGTTGCAGGACACACTTGCAAAGACATTGCACTCGATCGTCTTGCTGCTTGCTTTTCACTCTGCATAAATGAgaactttcatttttcttgtgcTTCAATTCATGACACACAGAACCATacccaggaaaaaaaaaaactgagaaaTTCATGCAGACGTTGAAAAGTCGAGGAAAATCTTAATTATTAAGGGCAGcttaggaaaaaaatgaagagaaaaaatgaaattgacaGAATATAAGAGAAGTTGTAAGAATTCTTAACAGGCTGGATTTGATAATGATGGTTTGTTTAAACATGGAATTTTTGTAcatgaagagaaggaagaaggaaTACCTTGATAGAAGTCCCattggtgggaatgtaattttCTGGAAGTCTGTCATGCCAAGCACTAATGACTGGAAGAGGGTGACCCT is part of the Vitis riparia cultivar Riparia Gloire de Montpellier isolate 1030 chromosome 17, EGFV_Vit.rip_1.0, whole genome shotgun sequence genome and harbors:
- the LOC117903990 gene encoding snakin-2-like isoform X1, translated to MATLRLLLVFVALLVFLAQVSSDFNIEEEEMPFVSQAVVVRGGNRRLMQDIDCGGLCKDRCSLHSRPNVCVRACGTCCVRCKCVPPGTSGNRELCGKCYTDMTTHGNKTKCP
- the LOC117903990 gene encoding snakin-2-like isoform X2, with protein sequence MATLRLLLVFVALLVFLAQVSSDFNIEEEEMPFVSQVVVRGGNRRLMQDIDCGGLCKDRCSLHSRPNVCVRACGTCCVRCKCVPPGTSGNRELCGKCYTDMTTHGNKTKCP